A single window of Metallosphaera hakonensis JCM 8857 = DSM 7519 DNA harbors:
- a CDS encoding PLP-dependent aminotransferase family protein → MGKWEGFFSKETSSLKSSEIRDLLKLTEGKSVISFAGGLPDPSTFPVEDIKKIADEILETKSASALQYTATAGISELRKQLVSFTGLRGVTGINENNVFVSVGSQEALFMLFNVLVDPGDNIVVEKPTYLTALNVLRTRKPQFHGVPVTERGPDLQILESELKKLHSEGKKVKLMYVIPTAQNPAGTTMYLDDRKYLMELASSYDFLVVEDDAYGFLVFDGDNPPPLKALDKEGRVIYLGTFSKILSPGLRLGWIVADEEIIREVELFKQNVDLHTPSFNQFIAAEAIRRGVIQSNLPKTKSLYKEKRDYMINAMDKFFPSSVKRTKPVGGMFIFTWLPEKFNTVQLLQEAMNRGVAYVPGSSFFYDYSGTNTMRINFSFPNKAEIERGIEILGNLIRSKL, encoded by the coding sequence ATGGGTAAATGGGAAGGCTTCTTCTCTAAGGAGACGTCCAGCCTTAAATCTTCCGAAATCAGGGATTTACTTAAGTTAACGGAGGGAAAGAGCGTAATAAGTTTCGCTGGAGGATTACCAGATCCTTCCACTTTCCCTGTTGAAGACATTAAGAAAATAGCTGATGAGATACTCGAAACAAAGTCAGCTTCTGCACTACAATACACAGCAACTGCAGGAATATCGGAGTTAAGGAAACAACTTGTTTCGTTTACCGGGTTAAGAGGAGTTACAGGGATAAACGAAAATAACGTATTTGTGAGTGTAGGGAGCCAAGAGGCCCTTTTTATGCTTTTCAATGTTTTGGTTGATCCAGGAGACAATATTGTGGTAGAGAAGCCTACTTATCTAACAGCACTTAATGTGCTTAGGACTAGGAAACCTCAATTTCATGGTGTACCTGTAACCGAGAGGGGTCCAGATCTTCAGATTCTGGAATCGGAACTGAAGAAACTTCATTCCGAAGGGAAGAAGGTAAAGTTAATGTATGTGATTCCTACAGCTCAAAATCCGGCCGGAACTACAATGTATTTAGATGATAGAAAGTATCTAATGGAGCTCGCATCTAGCTATGATTTCCTTGTTGTGGAGGACGATGCCTACGGTTTCTTAGTATTTGATGGAGATAATCCTCCACCCTTAAAGGCCCTTGATAAGGAAGGAAGGGTAATATATTTAGGTACGTTCAGTAAAATATTATCTCCAGGTCTAAGATTAGGTTGGATAGTAGCGGATGAGGAAATAATCAGAGAAGTTGAACTGTTCAAGCAAAACGTAGATCTACATACTCCTTCTTTCAATCAGTTCATAGCAGCTGAGGCAATTAGAAGAGGGGTAATTCAGTCGAATCTACCTAAAACGAAGTCGCTTTACAAGGAGAAAAGGGATTACATGATAAACGCCATGGATAAATTCTTCCCATCTTCTGTAAAGAGAACTAAGCCTGTAGGGGGCATGTTCATATTCACTTGGTTACCGGAGAAATTTAACACCGTGCAGCTTCTTCAAGAAGCCATGAATAGAGGTGTAGCATATGTACCAGGGAGCAGTTTCTTCTATGATTACAGTGGCACGAATACCATGAGAATAAACTTTAGCTTCCCAAATAAGGCTGAAATCGAAAGGGGCATTGAGATTCTAGGGAATTTAATTAGATCCAAACTTTAA
- a CDS encoding DUF2192 domain-containing protein, translated as MVKGLYRERIKVLTDLWGNILDNWESMDRNSLLSLVQETYEKNGIRPFRGFKSTNLYEKELISLFVVGKDGLGLYDDYRPVFDKLFSLEEKFYEVSKAIIEKGPDDAYILSGNDKDVLARSLRLIFTEVIFSFSDEQKLIQALRILDSSSNDAIKHTAKSFSRFYTAFRLAESLAEGLIRDKMNYIAMKKAFSISLGIEYPLPKSSYVALISKEVFNVNPKLIRKVLEVSLQP; from the coding sequence ATGGTCAAGGGACTCTATAGAGAGAGAATAAAGGTACTTACTGACCTCTGGGGAAACATTTTAGACAATTGGGAATCCATGGATAGGAACAGCTTATTGTCACTAGTCCAGGAAACCTATGAGAAAAATGGCATAAGGCCCTTTAGGGGATTCAAATCCACAAACCTCTATGAGAAGGAATTAATTAGTTTGTTTGTAGTTGGAAAAGACGGTCTAGGTCTTTATGATGATTATAGACCTGTCTTTGATAAGTTGTTTAGTCTTGAAGAGAAATTTTACGAGGTTTCTAAGGCTATAATAGAGAAAGGTCCTGACGATGCTTACATCTTGTCAGGTAATGATAAAGATGTCCTTGCCAGGTCATTGAGACTAATTTTTACTGAGGTGATATTTTCCTTTTCAGACGAACAGAAATTAATTCAGGCCCTCAGAATCTTGGATTCTTCGTCTAATGATGCCATAAAACACACAGCCAAGAGCTTCTCAAGATTCTATACTGCGTTCAGACTAGCTGAGAGCTTGGCGGAGGGGTTGATTAGGGATAAAATGAATTACATTGCAATGAAAAAAGCCTTCTCCATTAGTCTAGGCATAGAATATCCACTTCCCAAGTCAAGTTATGTTGCATTAATATCAAAAGAAGTTTTCAACGTAAATCCAAAGTTGATACGGAAAGTTCTGGAAGTTTCTCTACAACCATAG
- a CDS encoding CBS domain-containing protein — protein sequence MQNLSSTQREILLALIELYNRQKKMIKSKEVADMISKDEGTVRNIILSLKVLGLVDSKPGPNGGYLPTLKAYEFVKNPSIIPILDKLSLYRGNVETDVKVENIELLDITNPSGNRVILKISGDPKKIRPGDSVRLGPTPYSRLVIEGVVLNAEEDRREIIIDVKRMISIPKEKVKNIISKRLVSLKPNMTLKDASRILYKEGIRGAPVLDDAGNVLGIITTADLMRAFYEGNLEGSVSDYMKRDVITIKEEDDIMEAVKKMVTYNVGRLLVMDAINRVSGMVTRTDILKSIAGLEGLWSI from the coding sequence ATGCAGAATTTATCATCTACCCAAAGGGAGATTCTTCTAGCTCTTATAGAGCTCTACAATAGACAGAAAAAAATGATAAAAAGTAAGGAAGTTGCGGACATGATAAGTAAGGACGAAGGAACGGTCAGGAACATAATCTTGAGCCTAAAAGTGCTTGGGTTGGTTGATTCTAAGCCCGGACCAAATGGAGGATACCTACCAACTCTAAAGGCATATGAGTTTGTTAAAAATCCTTCAATAATTCCCATTCTTGATAAACTTAGTCTATATAGGGGTAATGTAGAAACTGATGTTAAGGTAGAGAATATCGAACTCCTGGACATAACTAATCCTTCCGGGAATAGGGTTATTCTAAAAATATCTGGAGATCCGAAGAAAATAAGGCCAGGTGACTCGGTGAGACTTGGACCCACACCCTATAGTAGGTTGGTTATTGAGGGAGTGGTGCTAAATGCAGAGGAAGATCGTAGAGAGATCATTATTGACGTTAAGAGAATGATTAGTATACCAAAGGAGAAAGTGAAAAACATAATTAGTAAAAGGCTTGTATCTTTGAAACCTAATATGACATTGAAAGACGCATCGAGGATACTTTATAAGGAGGGGATTAGAGGAGCTCCTGTTCTTGACGATGCTGGCAATGTCCTAGGGATAATAACTACTGCTGATCTGATGAGAGCTTTTTATGAAGGAAATCTAGAAGGCTCAGTATCGGACTACATGAAAAGGGACGTGATCACCATAAAAGAGGAAGATGACATTATGGAGGCGGTGAAAAAAATGGTCACGTATAATGTTGGGAGATTACTTGTGATGGACGCAATAAATAGAG